From the genome of Prevotella herbatica, one region includes:
- a CDS encoding efflux RND transporter permease subunit has translation MTLTNFIKRPVLSTVISILFVLLGTIGLISLPVEQYPDIAPPTISVMTTYTGADAQTVLNSVVTPLEESINGVENMTYMTSSATNDGMASITVYFKQGSDANMAQVNVQNRVQQAQALLPAEVTRAGVTVSKRQSSNVIMFSLTTEDGRYDDQFVTNYALINVIPQLKRINGVGDIQTPGTRTYSMRIWLKPDKMKQYGLIPSDITKALEGQNIEAAPGKFGENSDMAYEYVLRYKGRLKTIPDYENIIISSTTNGQTLKLGDVAKVELGGLQYNVNLLNNGHPAVLGMVNQIAGSNATQIASDVKKTLEEAKKSFPPGLEYTIEQDVTEFLFASIHEVVFTLFITLALVFLVVYIFLQDFRSTLIPMIAVPVALIGTFFFLWVFGFSVNLLTLSALLLAIAIVVDDAIVVVEAVHAKLDQGYKSALAASIDAMNEISGAIISITLVMAAVFVPVSFMGGTSGTFYREFGVTMAISIVISSLNALTLSPALCAMFLKPHEDDEHSEKKTTFVTRFHDGFNHQFDKITSKYKKGVQWIINHYLIVGGAVVLGIAALVITMATTKTGLVPDEDTGTLFVTISAAPGTSQERTKQIVAQVDKMLANNPAIKRRESILGYNFIAGQGSDQATFIIKLKSFEERSGSFTTRIENAIKNADVMALFVNPLENTSVLGMIYKQTATIKDAQILAFGPPMIPGFSMQNGVTLSMQDKTGGSIVKFYNVTKDFIAELNKRPEIQMAQTSYNPNYPQYMVDVDVAKTKQAGIAPSDVLTTLQGYYGGLYASNFNAFGKLYRVMIQGDVASRMRPDGLSNIYIRTPTGMSPVSEFVKLRRIYGPSNISRFNLFTSINVSVTPQTGYSSGQAMQAIKEVSENTLPEGYSYDYSGLTRSEAESSNSTALIFVLCIVFVYLILSAQYESYILPLAVILSIPFGLAGAFIFTLIFGHSNDIYMQISLIMLIGLLAKNAILIVQFALERRRTGMAIKYSAILGAGARLRPILMTSLAMVVGLLPLMFASGVGKNGNQTLGAAAIGGMFIGTLCQVFVVPALFTVFQWLQEKLTPLKFEDEENAEAASELAQYANAKSTVSPKN, from the coding sequence ATGACATTAACTAACTTTATAAAGCGCCCAGTACTTTCAACGGTGATTTCCATCTTGTTTGTATTGTTGGGCACTATAGGATTGATATCACTGCCAGTAGAGCAGTATCCGGATATCGCGCCGCCTACTATTTCCGTTATGACCACTTATACTGGTGCTGACGCTCAGACGGTGCTTAACTCCGTTGTTACTCCTCTTGAAGAGAGTATCAATGGTGTTGAGAATATGACCTACATGACATCTTCAGCCACCAATGATGGTATGGCTTCGATTACTGTGTATTTCAAGCAGGGATCCGACGCCAATATGGCACAGGTGAATGTACAGAACCGTGTTCAGCAGGCTCAGGCTTTGTTGCCTGCCGAGGTTACTCGTGCTGGTGTGACGGTGTCTAAACGTCAGTCATCAAACGTTATAATGTTCTCTCTTACTACAGAGGACGGTCGCTACGATGACCAGTTTGTTACCAATTATGCACTTATCAACGTTATACCTCAGTTGAAACGTATCAATGGTGTAGGTGACATTCAGACCCCGGGTACTCGTACTTATTCTATGCGTATTTGGCTTAAGCCAGATAAGATGAAACAGTATGGACTTATTCCTTCTGACATAACAAAAGCTCTTGAAGGACAGAATATTGAGGCTGCGCCAGGTAAATTTGGTGAGAATAGCGATATGGCTTATGAGTATGTTCTTCGCTATAAGGGACGTTTGAAGACAATCCCTGATTATGAAAATATCATCATATCTAGTACAACTAATGGTCAAACATTAAAGTTGGGAGATGTAGCAAAGGTAGAACTTGGCGGATTACAGTATAATGTAAACCTTCTAAACAATGGACATCCAGCCGTACTTGGTATGGTTAATCAGATTGCCGGCTCTAATGCAACTCAGATTGCTTCTGATGTAAAGAAAACTTTGGAAGAGGCAAAGAAAAGTTTCCCACCAGGACTGGAATATACTATTGAGCAGGATGTAACCGAATTCTTGTTCGCTTCAATCCATGAAGTTGTATTCACGTTGTTTATCACATTGGCACTTGTGTTCCTTGTGGTTTATATATTCCTTCAGGATTTCCGTTCAACATTGATACCAATGATTGCGGTTCCTGTTGCGTTGATAGGTACGTTCTTCTTCCTATGGGTATTTGGATTCTCCGTCAACTTACTGACACTGTCCGCCTTGCTGCTTGCGATAGCCATAGTGGTGGATGATGCTATAGTCGTTGTGGAGGCGGTTCATGCCAAGTTGGACCAAGGTTATAAGAGTGCACTCGCTGCATCTATTGATGCCATGAATGAGATTTCTGGAGCTATCATATCAATCACATTGGTAATGGCTGCTGTGTTTGTGCCTGTATCTTTCATGGGTGGAACTTCTGGAACTTTCTATCGTGAGTTTGGTGTTACGATGGCTATTTCTATCGTGATTTCTTCCCTTAACGCCCTTACACTTTCTCCTGCACTTTGTGCAATGTTCCTGAAACCTCATGAGGATGATGAGCATAGCGAAAAGAAGACAACGTTCGTAACCCGTTTCCATGACGGATTCAATCATCAGTTTGATAAGATTACAAGTAAGTATAAGAAAGGTGTACAATGGATTATCAACCATTATTTGATTGTTGGTGGAGCTGTCGTATTAGGTATTGCTGCTTTAGTTATAACAATGGCTACAACTAAGACTGGTCTTGTACCTGATGAGGATACTGGAACTCTGTTTGTTACAATATCTGCTGCACCAGGAACAAGTCAGGAACGTACTAAGCAAATTGTTGCTCAGGTTGATAAAATGCTAGCCAATAACCCTGCTATTAAGCGCCGTGAGTCAATCTTAGGATATAACTTCATCGCTGGACAAGGTTCAGATCAGGCTACATTCATTATTAAACTGAAATCGTTTGAGGAACGTTCGGGAAGTTTCACGACTCGTATAGAGAATGCAATCAAAAATGCCGATGTAATGGCATTGTTTGTGAACCCTCTCGAAAATACGTCTGTTCTTGGTATGATTTATAAGCAGACGGCAACGATAAAGGATGCTCAGATATTAGCTTTCGGTCCTCCAATGATTCCAGGTTTCTCTATGCAGAACGGTGTTACTTTGTCTATGCAGGATAAGACTGGTGGAAGTATTGTTAAGTTCTATAATGTAACTAAGGACTTCATTGCCGAACTCAATAAGCGACCAGAGATACAGATGGCTCAGACTTCGTATAATCCTAACTATCCTCAGTATATGGTGGATGTAGATGTTGCAAAGACAAAACAGGCAGGAATAGCTCCTTCTGATGTGTTGACAACATTGCAAGGATATTATGGTGGTCTCTATGCGTCAAACTTCAATGCTTTCGGTAAACTGTATCGTGTAATGATTCAGGGTGATGTTGCAAGTAGAATGCGCCCTGACGGACTTAGCAATATCTATATAAGAACTCCTACAGGAATGTCTCCTGTAAGTGAGTTTGTTAAGTTGCGCCGTATATATGGACCTTCAAATATATCACGTTTCAACCTGTTTACATCAATCAATGTGAGCGTTACTCCACAGACAGGTTATTCTTCAGGTCAGGCTATGCAAGCAATTAAGGAAGTATCAGAAAATACTCTTCCCGAGGGCTATAGTTATGACTATTCGGGTTTGACTCGTTCTGAGGCAGAAAGTAGTAATTCTACGGCATTGATATTCGTACTTTGTATTGTATTCGTTTACTTGATTCTTAGTGCGCAGTATGAAAGTTACATTCTTCCGTTGGCTGTAATTCTTTCAATACCGTTTGGATTGGCTGGAGCGTTTATTTTTACATTGATATTCGGTCATTCCAATGATATCTATATGCAGATATCGCTAATTATGCTTATCGGTCTGTTAGCAAAGAATGCTATACTTATCGTGCAGTTTGCTCTTGAACGACGACGCACAGGTATGGCTATAAAATATTCAGCTATCCTTGGAGCTGGAGCACGTTTGCGACCAATCCTAATGACATCTCTCGCAATGGTTGTAGGTTTGCTTCCGTTAATGTTTGCTTCCGGTGTTGGTAAGAATGGTAACCAAACTTTGGGTGCCGCCGCAATTGGAGGTATGTTTATAGGTACATTATGTCAGGTGTTTGTCGTTCCTGCTTTGTTTACCGTATTCCAGTGGTTGCAAGAGAAGCTCACTCCGCTCAAGTTTGAGGATGAGGAGAATGCTGAGGCTGCTTCTGAACTGGCACAGTATGCAAATGCTAAGTCAACGGTTTCACCAAAAAACTAG
- the lpxA gene encoding acyl-ACP--UDP-N-acetylglucosamine O-acyltransferase, giving the protein MMSEISPRAEVSPKAKIGENCKIYPFAYIEDDVVIGDDCIVFPFTSILNGTRMGKGNKVFQGAVLGALPQDFNFLGEDSQLIIGDNNIIRENVVVNRATHKGSSTVIGNKNFLMEGAHISHDTKVGDNCVLGYGTKIAGDCIIGNGVIFSSSVIENAKTRVGDYSMIQAGTAFSKDVPPYIIAGGKPVTYGGPNTTMMNVYNIDKKIQKHIANAYRLVFHGQTSIFDAVIQITEQVPDSAEIRNIVSFIKATKLGIISKM; this is encoded by the coding sequence ATTATGAGTGAAATAAGTCCACGTGCAGAAGTATCTCCGAAAGCAAAGATTGGAGAAAACTGCAAGATATATCCATTTGCGTATATTGAGGATGATGTGGTGATAGGTGATGACTGTATTGTCTTTCCTTTCACTAGTATTCTTAACGGTACAAGAATGGGTAAGGGTAATAAAGTATTTCAAGGTGCAGTATTGGGCGCTCTCCCACAGGATTTCAATTTCCTTGGGGAGGATAGTCAGCTTATTATTGGTGATAACAATATTATACGTGAGAATGTAGTCGTAAATCGTGCTACACATAAGGGATCAAGTACCGTTATAGGTAATAAAAACTTCCTTATGGAGGGTGCACATATTTCTCATGATACCAAGGTTGGAGATAATTGTGTTCTTGGTTATGGTACAAAGATAGCTGGTGATTGCATTATTGGAAATGGAGTGATCTTCAGTTCTAGTGTAATCGAGAATGCAAAGACACGTGTCGGTGATTACTCAATGATTCAGGCTGGTACCGCATTCTCTAAGGATGTCCCTCCCTATATCATTGCAGGCGGAAAGCCTGTGACTTATGGTGGTCCAAATACCACTATGATGAATGTGTATAATATCGATAAGAAAATACAAAAACATATTGCCAATGCCTATCGTCTTGTCTTTCATGGACAGACAAGTATCTTTGACGCTGTAATTCAGATAACCGAACAGGTTCCTGATAGTGCTGAGATACGCAACATCGTTAGTTTTATAAAGGCTACGAAATTGGGAATAATCAGTAAAATGTAA
- a CDS encoding hybrid sensor histidine kinase/response regulator transcription factor, whose protein sequence is MKKLLNLLFLLFPIMSLAQSGKVFTVEKDLSNSNISLVYQDKSGFIWIGTDDGLNCYDGAKFRKLKHMLGVINSLVDNRILSLVELQKGKIAIGTARGLQIYDKATETFQHVAFGFKNEKSMGAYVTSILVRRNGDILVGTSGHGIYSLVANGETYSLHKSKYNIKAIYVNTMFEDRNHDLWLATSDKGLINISHGKISYDYQVLGYDRYINISNLYQDSRGNIYIASTDFGLAKLNKKARCFVVPEKWNNRIPVFCMLQIDDRHLYIGTIGRGVLVYDISSGDVANSKIKFNTFDFGTSEVHSILKDVYGNLWIGASGTGVVLLPKECRQFKYIGSRSINNDKIGFNRIISIFKDNASNLWLGTANDGLYKVSNKGVSTHYEGGHSAGMLPPFVSGILQDSNHSYWVVSLVDGLFRFDPSSGKCINIPTFYQGKKMKGVTSIVEDDHKNLWIGVMGGGLFRWDMRRNKLFAVRCLNGKKENNVNDNALHSRWVSTLKYYNGKLYIGTCDGLGCLDLKTDNFVNTFKQNRILPGVIVYVIHEDKQGSIWIGTTDGLIRLNKRNGKCRMYTMCNGLPSDAICDIQDDRKDGLWISTDYGLSHFNSTTNKFVNFYSNDGLQSNEFGRNSSFADSKGNVYFGGSGGVTYFNVNTLKLQAKKPEIKLVDFYINDKSVCVGMKSGSYSITEKAVYESDRFDLAYNDNNITIELSAMDFYNAERISYAYSINGGPWNIQRAGVNRVTFNNMSPGKYHFCIKSIDGDTSSDIKNLTIVIHYPWYASWWAVILYVIILLVVVKKWWAFKKENQQKQHELTERQQAEKINEAKLQFFINISHEIRTPMSLIISPLQQLMSFDKDEGRQKNYNIINRNAQRILGLINQLMDIRKIDKGQMTLMFSENDVISLINNVCGDFEQLMKIKNISLDFHHEMESLNLWVDRSNFDKIIINILSNAMKFTPVNGNISITVEKTDIAEITISDSGSKIDEKDIERIFGRFYQIRNSHNNSNVGTGIGLHLTRSLVELHHGDIHAENNTNGLGCKFIIHLPLGNKHLRKDEIDETNIQQQEKVKYKVPEVIVENNIIRRKTKHYILVVEDDEDIRKYICDQLRPEFNTRESEDGKDAYQKILDKKPDLIISDVMMPEMNGFELCRKIRQNPNINSVPVILLTAKTTVDDNLEGLELGADAYITKPFNMIILRKTVENLVNGREVLRNAYTGKQEQLDKITKLEAKSPDDRLMDRIMKVINSNISNPELNVEMITQEVGISRVHLYRKMKELTNQSMRDFIRNVRLKQAATLLSEKKYSVSEVVEMTGFTRVSNFSTLFKNMYGMSPLAYRDAKHTGTNKCKE, encoded by the coding sequence ATGAAGAAATTGCTAAATTTGCTATTTTTATTATTCCCGATTATGTCATTGGCACAATCAGGAAAAGTATTTACTGTAGAAAAAGATCTGTCAAATAGCAACATTAGCTTGGTTTATCAAGATAAATCAGGTTTTATATGGATAGGTACTGATGATGGACTAAACTGCTATGATGGTGCGAAGTTTAGAAAACTAAAACACATGTTAGGTGTAATAAATTCATTAGTTGATAATCGTATATTATCTTTGGTTGAATTACAGAAAGGAAAGATAGCTATAGGGACAGCACGTGGCTTACAGATATATGACAAGGCAACTGAAACATTTCAACATGTGGCTTTTGGATTTAAGAACGAAAAAAGTATGGGGGCTTACGTGACATCTATTTTGGTAAGAAGGAATGGTGATATATTAGTAGGAACTTCTGGACATGGCATTTATTCACTTGTTGCCAATGGCGAAACATACTCATTACATAAGTCAAAATATAATATCAAGGCTATATATGTTAATACGATGTTTGAAGACAGAAATCATGATTTATGGCTTGCTACTTCAGATAAAGGGTTAATAAATATTTCGCATGGTAAAATAAGTTATGATTATCAAGTTTTGGGTTATGACAGATACATTAATATAAGTAACCTCTATCAAGACTCACGAGGCAATATTTATATTGCAAGTACTGATTTTGGCTTAGCAAAGTTAAATAAAAAGGCACGATGTTTTGTCGTTCCAGAAAAATGGAATAACAGAATACCAGTGTTCTGTATGTTGCAAATTGATGACAGACATTTATATATTGGAACTATAGGAAGGGGAGTGCTAGTTTATGATATTTCTAGTGGAGATGTCGCTAACAGTAAGATAAAGTTTAATACTTTTGATTTTGGAACATCCGAGGTGCATTCTATTCTTAAAGATGTGTATGGCAATCTTTGGATAGGCGCAAGTGGTACAGGCGTTGTATTGTTGCCTAAGGAATGTCGACAGTTCAAATACATCGGGTCACGCTCAATAAACAATGACAAGATAGGTTTCAATCGCATTATCTCGATATTTAAAGATAATGCTTCAAATCTTTGGTTAGGTACAGCCAACGATGGATTATATAAGGTTTCTAATAAAGGTGTTTCTACTCATTATGAAGGTGGACATTCTGCAGGTATGCTGCCTCCTTTTGTCAGTGGAATATTACAGGATTCTAATCATTCTTATTGGGTGGTATCGCTTGTTGACGGACTTTTCCGTTTTGATCCTTCTAGTGGAAAATGCATCAATATACCTACATTTTATCAAGGTAAAAAGATGAAGGGCGTAACGTCTATAGTTGAAGATGATCATAAAAATTTATGGATAGGTGTAATGGGAGGTGGATTGTTTCGTTGGGATATGCGTAGAAACAAACTATTTGCTGTAAGATGTCTTAACGGAAAAAAAGAGAATAATGTAAACGACAATGCACTTCATTCACGTTGGGTATCAACACTAAAATATTATAATGGAAAATTATATATTGGTACATGTGACGGATTAGGATGCCTCGATTTGAAAACTGATAATTTTGTAAATACATTCAAACAGAATCGTATATTGCCGGGTGTTATAGTATATGTGATTCATGAAGACAAACAAGGTTCTATATGGATAGGAACAACTGACGGTCTTATTCGTCTTAACAAGAGAAATGGTAAATGTAGAATGTATACAATGTGCAACGGGTTGCCGAGCGATGCTATTTGTGATATTCAGGATGACCGAAAAGATGGACTCTGGATAAGTACTGATTATGGTTTATCTCATTTTAATTCAACAACAAATAAGTTTGTAAACTTCTATTCAAATGATGGTCTGCAAAGCAACGAGTTTGGTAGAAACTCTTCGTTTGCTGATAGTAAGGGTAATGTTTATTTTGGTGGATCTGGTGGCGTGACGTATTTTAACGTAAACACATTGAAACTGCAGGCAAAGAAACCAGAAATAAAACTGGTGGATTTCTATATTAACGATAAATCAGTTTGTGTTGGTATGAAGTCGGGGAGTTATTCTATAACAGAAAAGGCTGTATATGAATCAGATAGATTTGATTTGGCATATAATGATAATAACATAACTATCGAATTGTCGGCGATGGACTTCTATAACGCAGAGAGAATTTCGTATGCATATTCTATTAATGGTGGTCCTTGGAATATACAAAGGGCTGGCGTAAATCGTGTTACCTTCAATAATATGAGCCCAGGTAAGTATCATTTCTGCATAAAGTCTATAGATGGAGATACTTCGTCAGACATAAAAAATCTAACGATAGTGATTCATTACCCGTGGTATGCATCGTGGTGGGCTGTAATCTTATATGTTATAATATTGCTCGTTGTAGTAAAGAAGTGGTGGGCTTTCAAGAAAGAAAATCAGCAGAAGCAACATGAATTGACTGAAAGGCAACAGGCTGAAAAAATAAATGAAGCAAAATTGCAGTTCTTTATAAATATCTCTCATGAGATAAGAACTCCAATGTCGTTGATAATAAGTCCTTTGCAACAGCTTATGTCTTTTGATAAAGATGAGGGCAGGCAGAAAAATTATAACATTATCAATAGAAATGCGCAGCGCATATTGGGGCTTATCAACCAATTGATGGACATAAGAAAGATTGATAAGGGGCAGATGACACTGATGTTTAGTGAGAATGATGTCATCAGCCTTATTAATAACGTTTGTGGTGACTTTGAACAACTAATGAAAATTAAAAATATATCATTAGATTTTCATCATGAGATGGAATCCTTAAATCTGTGGGTTGATCGTAGTAATTTCGATAAGATAATAATAAATATTCTTTCAAATGCAATGAAGTTCACTCCTGTAAACGGTAATATATCAATCACTGTCGAGAAGACGGATATAGCAGAAATAACAATCTCCGATAGTGGATCTAAAATTGATGAAAAGGATATAGAAAGAATATTCGGACGTTTCTATCAGATAAGAAATAGTCATAATAATTCAAACGTTGGAACAGGTATAGGTCTGCATCTTACTCGTTCCCTAGTAGAATTACATCATGGTGATATACATGCAGAGAACAATACCAATGGGCTTGGATGCAAGTTTATCATACATTTACCTTTAGGAAACAAGCATCTTCGTAAGGATGAAATAGACGAGACAAATATTCAGCAGCAAGAAAAGGTGAAATACAAAGTGCCCGAAGTGATAGTTGAGAATAACATAATTAGGCGAAAGACTAAACATTATATTCTTGTAGTTGAAGATGACGAAGACATAAGAAAGTATATCTGTGATCAGTTACGACCAGAATTTAATACTAGAGAGAGTGAAGATGGTAAAGATGCTTATCAAAAAATTCTTGATAAAAAGCCTGATCTAATTATAAGTGATGTTATGATGCCTGAAATGAACGGATTTGAATTGTGCAGGAAAATTAGACAGAATCCTAATATCAACTCTGTGCCAGTTATTCTTCTTACAGCTAAGACAACAGTTGATGATAATCTGGAAGGACTTGAACTTGGTGCTGATGCTTATATCACAAAACCGTTTAATATGATCATATTAAGAAAAACGGTGGAAAATTTGGTGAACGGTAGGGAAGTCTTGCGAAATGCTTATACTGGCAAACAGGAACAACTTGATAAGATAACAAAGTTGGAGGCTAAATCTCCTGATGATAGACTCATGGACCGTATAATGAAGGTTATTAATAGCAATATAAGTAATCCTGAATTGAATGTAGAAATGATTACTCAAGAAGTTGGTATAAGCAGAGTTCACCTTTATCGCAAGATGAAAGAATTAACTAATCAGTCTATGCGTGATTTCATACGAAATGTGAGATTGAAGCAGGCTGCAACTTTGTTAAGTGAGAAAAAGTATTCTGTATCTGAGGTTGTAGAGATGACTGGTTTTACAAGGGTTTCCAATTTCTCTACTTTGTTTAAGAATATGTATGGTATGTCTCCGCTAGCGTATAGGGATGCAAAGCATACGGGTACTAATAAATGTAAAGAATAA
- a CDS encoding efflux transporter outer membrane subunit yields the protein MIKNKYNSIVLLGLAALTLSGCKSLYGKYERPDINTSAIMRDAVSDSDSLAARDTTSFANIPWRSVFTDSHLQSLIETGLAHNTNLLNAALNVQMAEAQLKSAKLAFLPSFTFSPQGTISSWDGGKATKIYSLPINASWSADLFGNLLSSKRSAQVALLQSKDYQVSVQTNLIANIANMYYSLLMLDKQLEIVNDMEGLTKNTWDIMKLQKNSVIGVRSTAVQRAESNYYSVLTQKTDIKRQIRETENSLSLLLGQQVQSISRGKIDEQSLPANFSTGIGVQLLNNRADVHSAEMKLAQCFYNIETARSRFYPALNINASGAFTNNSGMGIVNPGNLLLTAVGSLTQPIFQNGKLVAGLKVAKAQYQQAYNTWQNSILTAGSEVSNALVLYNSSAEKSTIESKQIEVLKQNVEDTKSLMASAGSTYLEVITAQSSLLNVELSKVADDFYKMQAVVNLYYALGGGAK from the coding sequence ATGATAAAAAATAAATATAACAGTATTGTACTACTTGGTCTTGCAGCACTCACGTTGAGTGGCTGTAAGAGCTTGTATGGAAAGTATGAGCGTCCAGATATAAACACAAGTGCCATCATGCGAGATGCCGTGTCTGACAGTGATTCTCTCGCTGCTCGTGACACAACAAGTTTCGCAAATATTCCTTGGCGCAGTGTGTTTACTGATTCGCATCTGCAATCATTGATAGAGACAGGTCTGGCTCACAATACCAACCTTCTTAATGCAGCTTTGAACGTTCAGATGGCAGAGGCTCAGTTAAAGTCTGCAAAATTAGCATTCCTACCTTCTTTTACATTCTCTCCACAGGGAACTATTTCTTCATGGGATGGTGGAAAGGCTACTAAAATTTACAGTTTGCCAATAAATGCAAGTTGGAGTGCTGACCTCTTTGGAAACCTATTGTCGTCTAAGCGTTCTGCTCAGGTAGCTCTACTTCAGAGCAAAGATTATCAGGTGTCAGTGCAAACTAACCTCATTGCCAATATCGCCAATATGTATTATTCACTTCTTATGCTTGACAAGCAACTCGAAATTGTCAACGACATGGAAGGACTTACAAAGAATACTTGGGATATAATGAAATTGCAGAAGAATTCTGTGATTGGTGTCCGTTCTACAGCAGTACAGAGGGCAGAATCTAATTACTATTCTGTTCTTACTCAAAAAACTGACATTAAGCGACAGATTCGTGAAACCGAGAATTCTTTGTCTTTACTTTTAGGACAACAGGTTCAGAGTATAAGCCGAGGAAAAATTGACGAACAGAGTCTTCCTGCAAACTTCTCTACTGGAATTGGAGTACAGTTGCTTAACAACCGTGCTGATGTTCATTCTGCTGAGATGAAACTTGCTCAATGTTTCTATAATATAGAGACAGCACGAAGTCGTTTTTATCCAGCATTAAATATCAATGCTAGCGGAGCATTCACTAATAATAGTGGTATGGGAATCGTAAATCCAGGTAATTTGTTGCTCACAGCTGTGGGGTCTCTTACTCAGCCTATATTCCAAAATGGTAAGCTCGTTGCTGGTTTAAAGGTAGCAAAGGCTCAATATCAGCAAGCATATAATACATGGCAGAATTCTATTCTTACAGCAGGTAGTGAAGTTAGTAATGCACTCGTACTTTATAACTCTTCTGCCGAGAAATCAACAATTGAGTCAAAGCAGATTGAAGTCTTAAAACAGAATGTTGAGGATACGAAGTCTCTTATGGCAAGTGCTGGAAGTACGTATCTAGAAGTTATAACGGCACAGAGTAGTCTGCTCAATGTAGAATTGTCAAAAGTTGCCGATGATTTTTATAAGATGCAGGCTGTTGTGAATCTGTATTATGCTCTTGGCGGTGGTGCTAAATAG